A stretch of Xenopus laevis strain J_2021 chromosome 8S, Xenopus_laevis_v10.1, whole genome shotgun sequence DNA encodes these proteins:
- the creb3l4.S gene encoding cyclic AMP-responsive element-binding protein 3-like protein 4 encodes MDSARPDMLMGSLFEQTEELFHSEGFPGSEHGNFPLSELQFPAEKMYEEWPVRGPMGLSEREDTDEFLQMMINPNEVYSSGAAAAESPESDSGFSDDPRPDTPMQSESSPPLPQPTPVYELVYDIGSLEERKLQNDMSSVISIQLADDWNSAPLLIPESCIVNTLSPACKSTPLPIRVTPSDLIAVEALYPELHLTEEEKRLLSQEGVALPNNLPLTKAEERILKKVRRKIRNKQSAQDSRRRKKEYIDGLESRVAACSVQNQELHKKVVELEKHNISLITQLRKLQTLIKQTSNKAAQTGTCVLILLFSLALLVFPSFSPFRSGPNVSPEDSYRPSGVISRNILNKGGFSEVADSLAPPDAPPHVNPLEERDSGRHVAPPANPQPEETEQESNRAGAAPEDKGVPIGLKTDVLAPKGEPPANDLSKSARTDEM; translated from the exons ATGGACTCTGCCAGGCCTGACATGTTGATGGGGTCCCTGTTTGAGCAGACCGAGGAACTATTCCACTCGGAGGGGTTTCCGGGGTCCGAACACGGCAACTTCCCCCTGTCTGAGCTTCAGTTTCCAGCGGAGAAGATGTATGAGGAATGGCCAGTAAGGGGCCCCATG GGCCTGAGTGAGAGGGAAGACACAGATGAATTCCTACAGATGATGATTAACCCCAATGAGGTTTATAGCagtggagctgctgctgctgaatctCCAGAGAGCGACAGTGGATTCTCAGACGACCCTCGGCCAGACACCCCCATGCAGAGTGAGAGCAGCCCCCCACTGCCCCAGCCCACCCCTGTGTATGAACTGGTTTATGACATCGGTTCCCTGGAGGAAAGGAAGTTACAGAATGACATGAGCAGCGTCATATCAATACAATTAG CCGACGACTGGAATTCTGCCCCTTTGCTGATCCCCGAGAGCTGTATAGTGAACACCCTGTCCCCTGCGTGTAAATCTACCCCATTGCCCATCCGAGTGACCCCATCGGATCTGATCGCTGTAGAAGCCCTA TACCCAGAGCTCCACCTGACCGAGGAGGAAAAGAGGCTCCTGTCCCAGGAAGGGGTGGCACTGCCCAATAACCTGCCTCTTACCAAG GCTGAGGAACGGATCCTGAAGAAGGTGAGGAGGAAGATCCGGAACAAGCAGTCGGCACAGGACAGCCGGAGGCGCAAGAAGGAGTATATCGACGGACTGGAAAGCAG GGTGGCCGCCTGCTCGGTTCAGAATCAGGAGCTGCACAAGAAGGTGGTGGAGTTGGAGAAACACAACAT ATCTCTGATCACTCAGCTCCGCAAGCTCCAGACCCTCATCAAACAAACGTCCAACAAAGCGGCGCAGACTGGCACTTGTGTCCTG ATCCTCCTCTTCTCTCTGGCGCTGTTGGTCTTCCCCAGTTTCAGCCCCTTTCGCTCCGGGCCCAACGTTAGCCCAGAAGACAGTTACCGGCCCAGCGGAG TCATATCCCGTAACATTCTCAACAAAGGAGGATTTTCCGAGGTCGCCGACTCCCTAGCGCCTCCTGATGCCCCTCCCCACGTTAATCCGCTGGAAGAGAGAGACAGTGGCCGCCATGTTGCTCCTCCGGCCAATCCCCAACCAGAGGAAACAGAACAGGAAAGTAACAGAGCTGGAGCGGCTCCAGAGGATAAAGGGGTTCCTATCGGACTGAAGACCGACGTCTTAGCCCCAAAAGGGGAGCCCCCCGCCAATGACTTGTCAAAATCCGCACGGACGGACGAGATGTGA